A genomic window from Pontibacillus halophilus JSM 076056 = DSM 19796 includes:
- a CDS encoding DUF2929 family protein encodes MRLFWSAFWSLLLSGMAVYVVASMNGGSFSLTQTIVLAVVVVLSVTVLSEGVLTDDEKTSSSR; translated from the coding sequence ATGCGCTTATTTTGGTCCGCATTTTGGAGTCTCCTTCTAAGCGGCATGGCTGTTTATGTTGTAGCTAGCATGAACGGTGGGTCGTTCAGTCTGACTCAAACGATTGTATTAGCAGTTGTAGTCGTCCTATCTGTTACCGTTCTATCCGAAGGCGTATTGACTGATGACGAAAAAACATCCTCTTCTCGTTAA
- a CDS encoding YjzC family protein, which produces MGQRHQFTKNDSAPNNGVYVEIGETGSMVTNPKQVRLRAGQRFPENTNHNRVWTYKRKP; this is translated from the coding sequence ATGGGACAAAGACATCAATTTACGAAAAACGACAGCGCTCCAAACAACGGAGTTTATGTAGAGATTGGTGAAACAGGTAGCATGGTAACAAATCCGAAGCAAGTTCGCCTAAGAGCGGGCCAACGCTTCCCAGAGAACACGAACCACAATCGTGTCTGGACGTACAAAAGAAAGCCATAA
- a CDS encoding undecaprenyl-diphosphate phosphatase codes for MEKLIEIVQYLFLGLFQGFTEPIPISSSGHLVIVQELFDLNMTGLTFEIFVNFGSLIAVLVIYRKDLLRLVQNGWNYLFKKARDDESTDDFRFILYLLIATIPAGVIGVLYGDAIAETVDGYAKSVGITLFITGLALWIIRNLRGSKGDGQLTFKDAVIVGLAQAVALFPGISRSGATIVAAMLLGMKQETALRFSFLLFIPVSVGTLLMDADKLMEHVTSIPYLVAFLASIIASYYALRWFMNIMARGNLKYFAFYCFIVGALVFIFI; via the coding sequence GTGGAGAAATTGATTGAAATCGTACAATATTTGTTCTTAGGATTATTCCAAGGGTTCACTGAACCCATCCCCATTTCATCAAGTGGGCACTTAGTCATCGTCCAAGAATTATTTGATTTGAATATGACTGGGCTTACGTTTGAGATTTTCGTTAATTTCGGATCCCTAATTGCCGTACTCGTCATTTATCGGAAGGACTTACTTCGACTTGTTCAGAATGGATGGAATTATTTATTTAAGAAAGCACGCGATGATGAAAGTACAGATGATTTTCGTTTCATTCTATACCTACTCATTGCCACCATTCCAGCCGGTGTCATTGGCGTCCTTTATGGAGATGCTATCGCAGAAACAGTAGATGGATACGCAAAGTCCGTCGGGATTACGTTGTTTATCACAGGACTTGCACTTTGGATTATACGTAATTTACGTGGGTCTAAGGGAGACGGTCAGCTGACGTTTAAAGATGCTGTGATTGTCGGGCTCGCTCAAGCGGTAGCCTTATTCCCTGGAATCAGTCGCTCCGGCGCTACCATTGTAGCAGCGATGCTTCTTGGAATGAAGCAGGAAACGGCACTACGCTTTTCTTTCCTTTTATTCATCCCTGTTAGCGTAGGAACGTTGCTGATGGATGCAGACAAGCTTATGGAGCACGTAACATCCATTCCGTATCTTGTTGCGTTCCTAGCTTCAATCATCGCTTCTTACTACGCGCTACGTTGGTTCATGAATATTATGGCCCGTGGAAATTTGAAGTATTTCGCCTTTTACTGCTTTATAGTAGGAGCGCTTGTGTTTATTTTCATATAG
- a CDS encoding lmo0937 family membrane protein: MLWTIIIILLVLWLVGLIGQIGGGLINLLLIVVLVLLVIRLLPGRKK, encoded by the coding sequence ATGTTGTGGACGATTATTATTATCCTACTCGTGCTTTGGCTTGTAGGGCTTATCGGCCAAATCGGTGGCGGTCTTATTAATTTGTTACTTATTGTCGTGCTTGTCTTGCTAGTCATCCGCCTGCTGCCAGGTCGAAAGAAATGA